DNA sequence from the Vicia villosa cultivar HV-30 ecotype Madison, WI linkage group LG3, Vvil1.0, whole genome shotgun sequence genome:
GCAAAATACCTTTTTTTACAGAGAGCTTCTCTCGTCGGAAGTTTGTTGACGAAACTTCTCCAACCAAACACTTTAATTTTTAAAGGAACGTCGGTCTTCCACAGCATTTTGAACGTCGTGTCGTGTCTGCCCGAAGGACCGTAAGGAGTCTTCTCCCTGGCTAGAATTTCCGCACAAGATTTTATAGAGAAAGAACTGTCCTTCTCAGCGAACCAAAGCACATGATCGGCACAGTCATGGATCGGACATTCAGTCCCCAACATCTACTGTAGCAGTAGCACAGTATCTGCTACCGCCTGGCTGCCACGGCTGGAACTTTGAGCACCAAAATCGGACCAGGCCCAGCTTCCATCATGACATCTGCCCATTGCAGCTACCGATGCTACCTGTAAAACAGAATCATAATAAACTGTAGGAAAGGCATCTTTTAGCACCCCCGATTGCGACCAATTTGAGTGCCAAAAATAAGTCCGGTATCCATTTCCCATCTCAACCTTGCAAGCTGAATTGAAAAAgtcaaaaggtttttttttgtctAAAGCTAATATATCGACCCACCAAGTAGAGCACGCTGCATCACCTTTAACTTTGCTTCCTCCTTGCACCACCCGAAGAATAATGTCCCCATATGTTGCCTTTAACACTTCGTACCATAACATCTCAGTTTCAACTAGAACTATCCATTTCCACTTATTTAGTAACGCCAAATTAAAGTCCTCTAAACTTCTAACACCCAGCCCTCCTTTCTCCTTTGGCAAACAAATCTCTTCCCATCTTGTCCAACGAATGCACCTTTTAGCTTCCCCCCCTCACAAAAAATTGCTTTGAATTCTTACCATTTCCTTAATCACTCTCTTAGGTGCTTTGTAGAAAGAAAGAGTAAAGATCGCCATACTACCTAACATCGACTTGATAAGCGTAAGTCTTCCTCCTATGCTAAGAAGTCTTCCTTTCTAAGAAGCCAAATTCTTCCTCATTTTTACTATAATCGGTTCCCAAGTAGCGGCTCTCCTAGGATTGCTACCAATACGGATACCCAAAAATGTGAATTCCTTATCCTCCCTTCTACACGCTAAGAAATTCATTGTTTTAAAGTGTGTATGATTTAGACAAAATTCATTGtttgaataaaaaattgaaaaaattatttaaatgatAGAAATTTATATAGTGTTTTATCTAAGTTCAATTTAATGATATTGAAGAGCACATAAAATCAAACAATTTAAATTTTCTCTCCTAATCTATAGAATGTGAATGTCAAAttgataactattattattttaaaattttcaagttcgttctcatatttttcaaaattataaaattgaccatcaaattttttttaaaaaaattgtaaattggtCTTTAACAATTTTCCAATTTTACAATTTAGTCCATAGaatgattttaaaattataaattggtccatattgtatatattttaaatttgatccAAAAAATTTAGAATTTATGAAAATGACCCAAAATATATAGCAATGAATTATTTTATTCCTTTACCCAAACAaagcaattaaaaaataaataagtcaaATAATTTGAGTCGGTTAGgattttatatttcataaaaatttCCTATTACCATATATTAATGAGCGAATATAATAATTTGAGGAAActtaaatgatttttaaaaaattcaatatttggataaaaaatatgtagaattgttaaaatgatggaattctatgaaatattttaataatcTTTAAAAGACACCAAAAATTAAAGAAGTTCAAATTCTTCTCATACTccatagaatttgaatatcaaatAGACTAATATTATTATCTTAATTTTGCAAATTGGTCTTGGTATTAGAAGATTGGAAGACTTTAATGTGGTGCTTCTTCTTAAGTGGAGATGGCGGATATTGGTTGATTCAAACTCTTTATGGATGGATATATATATTGAAAGCACGGTACGTCGACATTAAGATTCGGGTAGCGGGAAAAGGCAGGAATGTTCATGAGTATACCTCTAAATCTCTATGGTGGTCGGATATTCTTTTACTTGCTAAAAAAATTCCGGAGGATTTTTTTTGTGAACAATTTAGATTTCAAAGTTGGTGATGATTTTACTACTTCCTTTTGGCTTTCTTCTTGGTTGAAAGAGGAAACTATTAGTTCTTTATTTCCTTCTCTTTTTGCTATTTCCCGTTTGCAGGATGCTTCCATTGCTAGCACGGGAGGTTGGATTAATGGGGAGTGGCATTGGAATGATTTTGGAAATCCGATTTTTCCGGATTCGGAGACAGGGGCAGCAGCGATGCTGCGTTTACTGTTGGGGCAGCAGCCCTCCGTATCGATGGTTTGCGCCGCGGACGTTCCGAGGTGGAGGAGGACGGAGGATTTTCGGTTTTCGCTTTCATCGTGTTACGGAGCGTTATGTGTTAGGTACACTCAATATGGCCCTCCTAATTGTTTTGATTTCGTGTGGGATTATTTATGGAAGATTGAAGCCCCGTTAAAATGCAAAGCTTTTGAATGGAAGTGTTTTTTAAACAGAATTGCAACAAAGGACTTGCTTGTGCACCGGGATATTTCTTTTGCCCCTTCTAATTTAGCTTGTGTTTTCTGTGATGGTTGTgcggaatcttcttcccattaTCTTCTTCTTTGTCAGAGGGTGAATGAGGTTTGGTTGCAAATTGCTAGTTGGATTGGTTTGTCGGACTATAAAGCGGGTGATTTTAAGGAGAGTTTTTGGAAATGGCATTTGTTTTGTAGAAGGAAGAATTTGAAAAAAGGGAAGGTGGGGTGCGTGTGGTTGACAACGATATGGAGtttatgggtttttaaaaacGGTATTATTTTCAAGGATTGGGTTTGGAATTCCCGGGATGCGGTTTGGGGGGTGAAAGCATTGTTATGGAGATGGGCTTTCATTGAGAATATTTCTCAacccaattgtaacttttatgagtttgacaAAAACTCTTTGTTATACTTTAGTTAGGTTTTAATTGATGGACAATTTTTTCCCGCGATTTCGACCGTTCTTTTGTAATCTTGTTTTGTAAACGTTTGTTCCATTTAAtatatcttgattaaaaaaaatcatataatcgTAGTATTATATAAATTATGTAGTTATCGTGTCTACTCTCTTTCATTCCCAATCCTATACAGTCTACCAAATTTATCCATGTTCAAgcatatttccttttttttcaaaaatgttggTATATAAGACAAAATAATGCGATATACCAAATTTATCAATGTCCAAGCATGTTTCCTTTATCGATCTCCAagcatattttcttttttttaaaaaaatgttgataTATAAGACAAAATAATGCAACATATATAaactaatttttcttttaaaactcttctaaaatgGTGGAAATGAGGCAAATTAATTACAATATATATAAATTAGGTTCTCTTTTGAAACTCTTTTGAAATGGTAGTTTTGATACAAATTAATTGCAATATATACAAACAAGTTTTTCTATCACGTAACAAATTAAACTCTATTTATTTCTTCAAATAACAATCAATTGGTcacattaattaacttaattttatCAAAATGTATTTTTCTCACGCAAAGCCaccttaattattttcttttttcaattaaGGAAATCATTGGTGTTATAAATTGGAGTATTATGAAGCCAATTAATTATATTCAATATTACCAAACAATATTAtcgataagaagaagaagaataaaaaaataaaaaaagcttTATGGCTAAAAGCAGTGCTTCAGTTGTTCTAGCTGTTCTTGCTGTAGCATTATTTCTGAATGGCTATAATGCTGCTGAGAGTGTAGAAACAGATAATCAACAACCTGAGAAAGGTGAAGCTGATATTTAATTAAGTATTGTTCTGATTACTATAAGAACTTCTAATATGTTTAAGTTCATCCTTCTCCTAACTGTGTGCATTGTTTCCATAATTGCAGCAGGACTAGACGGAGTTTGCGCTGAGCTGCAAGGATGTATTGAGGTAACCTGTTCCCTCTATTGTGCGTTAAGAGGTTATTCTGGCGGCTATTGTCCAAAGCCGTCTGAGTGTTGTTGCGGTGAAGGAGTTTGAGATATATATGTTTGATAACTGTACATTCTATATATGATTGTACAAGTATATTAACAAAACAGTCTTTAAGGTTCTTATTAAAATAAGTTGGAAAAAACACT
Encoded proteins:
- the LOC131657611 gene encoding uncharacterized protein LOC131657611, with amino-acid sequence MSIPLNLYGGRIFFYLLKKFRRIFFVNNLDFKVGDDFTTSFWLSSWLKEETISSLFPSLFAISRLQDASIASTGGWINGEWHWNDFGNPIFPDSETGAAAMLRLLLGQQPSVSMVCAADVPRWRRTEDFRFSLSSCYGALCVRYTQYGPPNCFDFVWDYLWKIEAPLKCKAFEWKCFLNRIATKDLLVHRDISFAPSNLACVFCDGCAESSSHYLLLCQRVNEVWLQIASWIGLSDYKAGDFKESFWKWHLFCRRKNLKKGKVGCVWLTTIWSLWVFKNGIIFKDWVWNSRDAVWGVKALLWRWAFIENISQPNCNFYEFDKNSLLYFS